The Candidatus Methylomirabilota bacterium genome window below encodes:
- a CDS encoding class II aldolase/adducin family protein: MPASTLEIPSLKGKVSAEEWAVRVDLAAAYRLVSRYGWEDLVFTHISARVPGTEDQFLINPYGIFFDEITASSLVKIDQQGKKVDGSPFPVNEAGFVIHSAIHAARHDAKCVLHTHTLNGVAVSAQRAGLLPISQHSMFVLRSLGYHDFEGPALDDAEKPRLVADLGDNTSLILRNHGLLTVGATVADAFVAMYYLEASCAIQVRAQSGGELIPVPKEVMDEGYARVSAVQRPRGGQGALVWPGLLRRLDRADTSYRD, from the coding sequence ATGCCGGCGTCCACGCTCGAGATTCCCTCGCTGAAGGGCAAAGTGTCTGCGGAAGAATGGGCGGTACGCGTCGACCTCGCCGCCGCCTACCGTCTGGTGTCGCGCTACGGGTGGGAGGACCTCGTGTTCACCCACATCTCGGCGCGCGTGCCCGGCACCGAGGACCAGTTCCTGATCAACCCTTACGGCATCTTCTTCGACGAGATCACCGCCTCCAGCCTGGTGAAGATCGACCAGCAGGGTAAGAAGGTGGACGGCTCGCCCTTCCCGGTGAACGAGGCGGGCTTCGTCATCCACAGCGCCATCCATGCCGCGCGGCACGACGCCAAGTGCGTGCTCCACACGCATACGCTCAACGGGGTCGCCGTCTCGGCCCAGCGCGCGGGGCTCCTGCCCATCTCCCAGCACTCGATGTTCGTCCTGCGTAGCCTCGGCTATCACGACTTTGAGGGCCCTGCGCTCGACGACGCGGAGAAGCCGCGCCTCGTCGCCGACCTGGGGGACAACACCTCGCTCATCCTGCGCAACCACGGCCTTCTCACCGTGGGGGCGACGGTCGCGGACGCGTTCGTCGCGATGTACTACCTGGAGGCCTCCTGCGCCATTCAGGTGCGCGCCCAGAGCGGTGGTGAGCTGATCCCGGTGCCCAAGGAAGTGATGGACGAAGGCTATGCGCGCGTGTCGGCCGTGCAGCGTCCCCGCGGCGGCCAGGGCGCCCTCGTGTGGCCGGGGCTGCTGCGGCGGCTCGACCGCGCTGATACGTCCTACCGCGATTAG
- a CDS encoding alpha/beta hydrolase produces MPAGVTTTAIATPEGRFTADVAGPAGAPLVLLLHGFPQSRHSWREQVPALGAAGYRAVAPDQRGYSPGVRPDPAANLAAYSVDRLVADVLDLAAAEGHRDKPFHLVGHDWGGHVAWATAHRYPQRIASLTVLSRPHPAAFRRAFRENADEQQHRSRHHKAFHDPKTADALLEHDGQRFKRNLADNGVGEASIADYYSVLGTHPALESALAWYRAAGALTTTEVGPVTVPTLYIWGDADSTVGPSAARWTAEYVTGLYRFEVLPGVGHFATDQAPAAVTRLLLEHLAAQRR; encoded by the coding sequence ATGCCCGCCGGGGTCACGACCACCGCCATCGCCACACCCGAAGGCCGCTTCACCGCAGATGTCGCCGGGCCCGCGGGCGCGCCGCTCGTGCTGCTCCTCCACGGCTTCCCTCAGTCGCGGCACTCCTGGCGCGAGCAGGTGCCCGCGCTGGGCGCCGCTGGCTATCGCGCCGTCGCGCCGGATCAGCGCGGCTATTCGCCCGGCGTACGTCCCGACCCCGCCGCGAACCTCGCGGCGTACTCCGTGGACCGGCTGGTCGCCGACGTCCTGGATCTCGCAGCCGCCGAAGGCCACCGCGATAAGCCCTTTCATCTGGTCGGGCACGACTGGGGCGGCCACGTGGCGTGGGCGACGGCGCATCGCTATCCGCAGCGCATCGCGTCCCTCACGGTGCTGTCGCGTCCGCATCCCGCGGCCTTCCGGCGCGCCTTTCGCGAGAACGCCGACGAGCAGCAGCACCGCTCGCGCCACCACAAGGCGTTCCACGACCCGAAGACGGCGGACGCGCTTCTCGAACATGACGGGCAGCGCTTCAAGCGCAACCTCGCCGACAACGGCGTGGGCGAGGCGTCCATCGCCGACTACTACTCCGTGCTCGGCACCCACCCTGCGCTGGAATCGGCGCTGGCGTGGTATCGCGCGGCGGGTGCGCTCACCACCACCGAGGTGGGCCCCGTCACGGTGCCCACGCTCTACATCTGGGGCGACGCCGATTCGACGGTGGGCCCGAGCGCCGCGCGCTGGACGGCCGAGTACGTGACGGGGTTGTATCGCTTCGAGGTGTTGCCGGGGGTGGGACACTTCGCCACGGACCAGGCGCCCGCAGCGGTGACGCGGCTACTGCTGGAGCACCTCGCCGCCCAGCGCCGCTAG